tggcctgctggcctgctCTCTCTAGTGCTTTGTTTTGCCAATTGTGGATTATTTTTGGACCTTTACCACTAGTAACTGTACATGAGGTTGATTGATTATCTGATTGGGCGGTCTTTTGTCTAGTGCTTGGCCTATTTTTCTTTGAAGTGCCTCTAGACTGATTGGGATAGTAATGTCTTTGTGTACACGGAAACCTGTTGCTAGCATTTGTCTGCTTGAATTTTTTTCTCAATCCTTTTTCATTGTAACTGCTGTACTTTACATGCCTCGGGTAATCCTCCTATCctccaaaaggaaaaataaaaaccTGAGCAGAATGGTATCCTATTCTCAGTATTCTGTTAACTGAGCAAGTATCAAGCTGATATCTGGTCATGTTATGACATTAGTTATTATTGCTGATGGGCCTAAGACAAACTTTTGCACCGATTAGGTCATAGCTTTGATCTGCTAGCTGTTATATATCGCGCAAGGATTCTGTCTGCTGACATATATATAGATGCTATGTAACACAAAAGAGAAATAGAAAATGCTAATATGGGCTGAATTCTTCACTTGGTATGCTCCATTTATAACATCTGAATCGTCCTTACCTCACTACTCTTTGGAACcgattagagtttttttttttcaaaataatgTTTGGTTTGCTAAAATCACAGTGCTTTACACATGACAATTGACATGTAATTCCATAGTATTTCAAATAAGAGAGGGGAAACCTGTTCATTACTTTTGATGGTGACACCATATGTGGTTATGCATTGTCTATTGATGTTTGCATGGTCATGGGATTTAACATGTCTGTGTGGTATGTAGATATGTAGTAATGTATATCATGTTTGTTCATTACAGAACCAGTTCACTTTACCTGTACACATTTGTTGTTACATTCTTTCCTAATTGAATTTCAGGTGAAGATGCTCTTTGCATAGTTCAAGCTCCAATCTGATGGATTCTGATGACAAGAAGTTTGGAAACGGTAGGGTTTGGGTTAAAACTCACCTAAAAGAATGAAATGCACCGTGGGTCCTTAAACAATTTCTGCATTCTCATCTAAGCCCATGAACTCTCAAATTGATCATCTGATCCTTCAACTTTTCAAGTGGTCCATTTTATGTTCACTCTAGGTCCAATCATGGACTTGAATTTACACTTTGAATGAATCACTTGAAAAGTTAAAGGACCTAGATGATTACTTTGAGAGTTCATGGACCCAGATGGGAATATGTGGAAAGTTTAGGGACGCACGGTTCATTtcaccctaaatatgcatttggtgGACAAGCAATTTTCAGAAATGAAATTGTTAATATGGGTGGTTAGCTTTTGTTGGGGTCCTGATTCCTGATCTCCAGGTGCATAAACAACATGCTAAGTGATAAGTCCTCACCTAGCATAGGTTGCCTCCAAGTTACCATTACCAGTATTATGCCAGCCAAGTAGCACTATCTGAAATTTTGATTGTGTGGCTGGTATTATCAACCAGAATGGTTAGTGCTGGAAAGGAACAAAAATGAATTTGTTTTATGGAAGCAGGTAATCATTATTTGTGATCCCTATGTTTCCCACTTCCCCTTATGACAATTATTCAGTATGCAAATCTGAAATGCTAAATTCTAATTCATGTGGGCACAAAGCAACAGACTGGTATTAATATCACAGCTTGCTTGATTACGAGTTATCCTCATTAGCTTGCAAGAAATTAGTAATAATTATATGCTTAGAATTTTAAATACAAACTTTTGGTGCTGATTCTTTTGCCAGCTTAGGCCAGTATGTCCTGTAGCCAGCTGTTTACTGCAGTTCTTTTAACAATGGGcaaacaaaaagatggcatgtcCAACAActgagtgtcgcggaaatgcgtatgttgcgttggatttgtggtcatacaaggatggatcgagttcggaatgatgatatacgtgaccgtctaggggtagcaccaattgaagaaaagcttgtccaacatcggttgaggtggtttggccatgtccaaaggagaccttcagaggcacATCGTGGAGTTCTAAGTCGAGATATCaatgtgaggagaggtagaggaagaccgaagctgacatggggggaggcaataaaaagagatttaaagggttgggatatacctagagatctttgtttggataggagtgcttggaaaacagctattgacgtgcctgaaccgtgactagaggctcatgttgggtttcaactctagcctaccccaacttgcttgggactaaaaggctttgctgctgctgttgttgtTTTAACAATGGGCAAAAATTCACCTGCTTTGACTTATTCATAGTTCACAACGTGTTAGTTGGACATTTAGTATTTTGTGACAATACTGCATCTAATGTCTATTGTAAGCTAGATTAAATTTTGCTTCATAGATATATCAGTGCATCTATCTTTTCTGGAACCTTATTCGCCGGCTATGTGGTTGTTTGATATATCATCTCTCTATGTATTTCAGGGCCAAGGGAGCTCACTGGTGCTGTTGATTTGATCAGCCACTACAAACTGCTGTCACACCATGATTTCTTTTGCAAGAAACCTTTGCCACTGGCAATATCAGATACACATTATCTTCACAATGTTGTGGGAGACACTGAAATTCGCAAAGGAGAAGGAATGGAGTTAGATCAACTTGTTCAGAATGCATATATGAGGGATAAACCTGCTTATATTCAGCCCTTTGATATGGAAACACTGGGGCAAGCATTCCAACTTCGAGAAACAGCTCCTGTGGATTTGCCCTCTGTAAGATCCTTTCTAGCATCTCACTTCTTTTATGGCATTATTAGATTTGCTCATTGTACTGTTTACAACATATACCATATCAACAGACTGAAAAGGGCATACCGACTATTTCGGGTAAACCAAAAAGTGAGTCCAaggacaaagagaagaagcatAAAAAGCACAAAGACAAAGACAGGGACAAAGACAAGGAACATAAGAGGCACAAACATCGGCATAAGGATCGGAGTAAGGACAAAGATAAAGACAAAGACAAGGATAAGAAAAAAGATAAAAGTGGTCATCATGATTCTGATTCAAAGAAACATCATGAAAAGGTTGGTCCATTTTCTGTATGTTCAAAAACTCTGAATAGCTTCATTTCAAACCATATACCTTTTGATGGGCAATGCCCACCATTTGTATCAGAAGAGGAAGCATGAGGAAACAGAAGATTCAGCGGATGTGCATAAGCACAAGAAGAGTAAGGTAGCACACTGCTATTATTTCCTTGCTGATACAATAACTCTCATAGAGAGAATTTGTCGCTTTGTTGTTAACGTGGCTGATCAACTTATGGCAGCATAAGAGCTCCAAAACTGATGAGACGGGGAATGGACTTAGTTAACACTTCCTAGTTCTTTCTTGAATGCTTGTAATTTGCTGTTAAAAGGAGACTGATGGTTTCTGCCATCAAAACCTGTGCAGAATAATGGTACGTGCTTCTTTACTTCCCTATTGGATTCAATTTGTTTTTCATGTAACGTTTTTTTTTAGATTCTGTTGTTCAGTGATCTGGCTTGCATAACGTGTCTTAATTTGGGCGGTTTCTGTTTATCGATGCAAATGTTTCAGTTAGAGGTGCATTGTCAACATGTCTTAAGCCATTTTAAGAGGCATCCCTATGAGGCTATGACCTAACATTAGTCTCATCTGATTTTTAGCTCCATCTCTAGAATATCTGAATATGCAATGGCATCGACAGCTACTCAGATTCTATGTGGACACTTAACTGTTCAATTTTTCCTTTGTACTCGTCCTAAAATGGTAGTAATAATAGTTATATGTTCCTTTGATGGTTGTCTGTAGTGATGCAATGTTGATGAACTTGTTAGCCGTCTTATAGCATGGTGTGACTTTATGTAGACCATAACGCATAACAATTGATATGGAGCATAACAGTATATTTCTGAAAATACCTGTGTGCTCTGTGCTTGTTTATGTACCACAGAGAAACATGTCAAAGTCAAGTCTTAATAATCGACACTTTTACAAAACAATCAATAAACTAGTGTGTTCTGAACGATATGCTAATTTTTATGTTTGTTTGGATGGTGCAGGGTGCCATGAGTTGGAGGTCTTGATAAGAACATGACAGTATTTTTGCAGTCTCCATTTTGAGGAAAATTGAATTTGTTAACATAGGACTAATCCTTCGAACTGTGCCAACTTTCTGTTCCTCCCTGAAGAATTGGTTGTAGGAGCGATTGAAAGGATATGCAATGAGACTGTTTCGATTGAAGAGCTAGCACACTTATTGATACTAGGCGGCGGCTTTGAACTCCTGAGTCCTGAGTCCTGAGTCCTGATGTAGCGTGCATGAGTAGCTGTGGATGGTTATACAGTTTGTAGTCTAGAGATGTAGTTGAGGGCAGGGAATTGGAAATAATTTCGTGTTCCCGTCGTACCGACCTTGATTCATAGAGTAGGATGATTTGCTGTTTAACCAGTAGCTAAATTAAATGTTGGTAGTCAGTTCCAAGTTTATTTTCCATGGTAACTGCTTTCTTGTGCCAATATCCGGAGTTGATCGACATGGAATGAATTGGGGTCAAATTAGCACACTGCTTGTTTAACCATGATGAATGTTATTACAAAGTATGGTTATTGGTTCGTGATGCGACCTTTTGCGTGATTTGTGCCACACGTTTAATCATTTTAGCTACTTGCTGCTAAGTCAACTTGCACCAGATAGCCAGAAAGTTGCAAAAAAGCTTCCTTGCTCGctcgcgcgctctctctctctctctctctctctctctctctggatgACTGGATGGGATTCTCTCTTCCATCTCCGACTCTCTGGAAGGGATATTTCTTCCAGCTCCGAGCCTCCGACTCGTCGAGTGGCCTGTCGTGCGTGTCCGGCTcctgatctggtttgggagcaaACTCATCGCCGGCATGGTAGCCGCTTGGCATCACCAGCATGTAAGGCTGGATATCGAGCCGACTGCAGTTttttcgagttttttttttttgaaaatttgcaTAATCTTATTTATCAGTCTCCTGAGTTATTTAAGACCCAACTTCATGCTAagcttaacgagccgagccgaagtCAAAAGTCATTCCAAATCAAGTCATTTTTAttttaaaagaaaaacaaattcaaTCATAGTACTTTTGTACCGAGCCACCGAGCTAGCTCAATGAGTTTTTTTTTCCAGTTCAGCATGGTGCCCgaattttttttattctttggccctttttttttgaaagtttttcataaatatgcccctggaggtatgctttcaaaatttAGACCCCCACCTCGACGCCAGAGTCatttggcgccgagcttacacatcTCGGCGCCAATGTCTTTGACACCTAGGTCTTGGGGCCACGTCGGCATCAACGCAGACGTGGAGGTGACCTGACAGCTAGCTTGGCGCCACATATCTTGGCGCGCCTAGCCGGCTGACTATTGGGCCCTCCCGATCTCTGTCAATTCATTCCCTCTCCCTCACCCACTCGGCctgactccctctctctccctcactccgTCGCCGCCACCGCGCCTCCCGCGCACCACCGCGCTGTCTCCCCTCGGCCATCCGCGTCCCCAGCGCCGCCCGCCACCCCGGCCGGCCCTCCCCGCCGGCGACCCTAGCCCGCGACCGCGCTGGCCCGCCCCATGCCACACCGCCCTCCCTTGCCGGCTGCCCCCCTGCTACGCCGGTCGGCAAAGGGGCAGCGGGGGCCGTGCCCAGGTGGCCGGGGGCCTGGTGCCTGCCTCCCATGGCCGCACGCCCCCGCCCGCCTTGCCGCTGTGGTGGCCGGCCGGGAGGACGCGTTGGCGCACCAGGGACGCACGACAGCTTCCCCACGGCCGCCTCTGCCTCCTGTCGACCGGCTCGTATCCCGTGCACCGGCTGCGCCTCCCCTACAATCAAGCAAGGTACATTAGTTTGTTAATTTTCTTCTTATTTGACAATAGTTAGTTAGTTAATATGGTAGTGATTTAGATAGGTAGAAAGATATTTAGATAGATATGTAGATTGATGGATGCTTTACATAGTTAGTTAAATAGTTATATAGTTAGTTacatagttagttagttagttactTGACATAattagtagtacttagtagttagtagtgaatTGATAGTATCTATTTAGTTAGTTATTACGTACTAGAGACCTTGTACTTAGTATGTTTCATTCATATTGGACTAAAGGAAATGTGCTTCGTTATGTgtatgaactagatggacaacctagtgagcatatatcatgaaggcaccgtggaaagagatcgttgtggatatgttgagtttgttgagatgcaaagcgagcctgtgttattcaatgagaagccttcatttagtgagttggttgcaagggctcgggaggagctacattgccatggagatgatgatgatgatgatggtggcatcacagttgagggtgtacttcacctaggttcccctcccaacatcctaaggaagatgatccgaattgggtgtgcggatcagtggaaaaactatgtgagatcggctatgaagaacCAATTCtaaagtttggacgtggttgtgcgtcgggtggtACTTGAtcgcatccctcatgggttttccctgCCAATGAGTCAGTAGGCACACTTTGACCCTCCCATCTCAAAACCTGATATGGATGCGGAGGTTGCGCCTACGGTTCCCGATGCCCAATCTGCCCTCAATGAGGTCCAT
The sequence above is drawn from the Miscanthus floridulus cultivar M001 chromosome 15, ASM1932011v1, whole genome shotgun sequence genome and encodes:
- the LOC136509196 gene encoding mediator of RNA polymerase II transcription subunit 19a-like isoform X3 — translated: MEAGPRELTGAVDLISHYKLLSHHDFFCKKPLPLAISDTHYLHNVVGDTEIRKGEGMELDQLVQNAYMRDKPAYIQPFDMETLGQAFQLRETAPVDLPSTEKGIPTISGKPKSESKDKEKKHKKHKDKDRDKDKEHKRHKHRHKDRSKDKDKDKDKDKKKDKSGHHDSDSKKHHEKKRKHEETEDSADVHKHKKSKHKSSKTDETGNGLS
- the LOC136509196 gene encoding probable mediator of RNA polymerase II transcription subunit 19b isoform X2, encoding MDSDDKKFGNGPRELTGAVDLISHYKLLSHHDFFCKKPLPLAISDTHYLHNVVGDTEIRKGEGMELDQLVQNAYMRDKPAYIQPFDMETLGQAFQLRETAPVDLPSTEKGIPTISGKPKSESKDKEKKHKKHKDKDRDKDKEHKRHKHRHKDRSKDKDKDKDKDKKKDKSGHHDSDSKKHHEKRKHEETEDSADVHKHKKSKHKSSKTDETGNGLS
- the LOC136509196 gene encoding mediator of RNA polymerase II transcription subunit 19a-like isoform X1 gives rise to the protein MDSDDKKFGNGPRELTGAVDLISHYKLLSHHDFFCKKPLPLAISDTHYLHNVVGDTEIRKGEGMELDQLVQNAYMRDKPAYIQPFDMETLGQAFQLRETAPVDLPSTEKGIPTISGKPKSESKDKEKKHKKHKDKDRDKDKEHKRHKHRHKDRSKDKDKDKDKDKKKDKSGHHDSDSKKHHEKKRKHEETEDSADVHKHKKSKHKSSKTDETGNGLS